A part of Paenarthrobacter sp. A20 genomic DNA contains:
- a CDS encoding sugar phosphate isomerase/epimerase: MATIGVQAMMLKDSFAEVGAFETLRKVNAIGYNAVEISQIPMTPENVDELDRSRSELGMDIAALSVNVEGRKGMPVESLADNFDKIVDDAKRLDTSLLRIGMLPFGAMKSLEAVVDFAKQANGYAERLQEQGISLYYHNHHIEFAKFDGKYMLDIIAENSPAMGMEIDVHWVQRGGLDPVRTLEKYSGRTAMVHLKDYRIGQMPESSFGLLEKGDFPGFMAEFKNVVQFAEVGEGNLDFPSIVPAAVAAGAQYLLVEQDELYGRTVWDALQTSYDNLVAMGHADLF; this comes from the coding sequence GTGGCCACAATAGGCGTACAGGCGATGATGTTGAAGGACAGCTTCGCCGAAGTTGGAGCGTTTGAGACCCTGCGGAAAGTGAACGCAATCGGGTACAACGCGGTGGAGATCTCCCAGATCCCCATGACACCGGAAAATGTTGACGAGTTGGACCGCTCACGCTCGGAGCTGGGCATGGATATTGCTGCCCTCTCCGTGAATGTGGAAGGCCGCAAGGGCATGCCCGTCGAGTCCCTTGCGGACAACTTCGACAAGATTGTGGATGACGCGAAGCGCCTGGACACATCGCTGCTGCGGATTGGCATGCTGCCGTTCGGGGCCATGAAGTCCCTGGAGGCCGTGGTTGACTTCGCCAAGCAGGCAAACGGTTATGCCGAGCGGCTCCAGGAGCAGGGCATCAGTCTCTACTATCACAACCACCACATCGAGTTTGCGAAGTTCGACGGCAAATACATGCTGGACATCATCGCGGAAAACTCTCCGGCCATGGGCATGGAAATCGACGTGCACTGGGTTCAGCGCGGCGGCCTGGACCCGGTCCGGACACTTGAAAAGTACTCGGGACGCACAGCAATGGTCCACCTGAAGGATTACAGGATCGGGCAAATGCCGGAATCGTCCTTCGGCCTCCTGGAAAAGGGCGACTTCCCCGGCTTCATGGCCGAGTTCAAGAACGTGGTGCAGTTCGCTGAGGTGGGCGAGGGAAACCTGGATTTCCCGTCAATCGTGCCCGCAGCGGTGGCCGCCGGCGCCCAGTACCTCTTGGTGGAGCAGGACGAACTGTACGGCCGCACTGTATGGGATGCCCTCCAGACCTCGTACGACAACCTGGTGGCCATGGGCCACGCCGACCTTTTCTAG
- a CDS encoding Gfo/Idh/MocA family protein, translated as MSKKVRLGIIGLGQQGGAYARFIKDGTVTNMEIGAICDIDPAKKELAASQYPGVPFYDDYLAMLESGSVDAIVTCVPHFLHPEMGIESLKRNIHALVEKPAGVYTKQVKELNEFAASKPELSFGIMFNQRNNPLYKRLKEIVDNGEIGSIRRTNWIITNWWRPQGYYNSSEWRATWGGEGGGVLVNQAPHQLDLWQWICGVPKSVYSKVAYGFRRDIAVEDEVTAVVDYGDGATGVFVTATHDIVGTDRFEILGDQGKIVVEDSKVATVTRLVKPERELSDSMDMDDVRKLFMGQLNRDEFYTTEVIEFESVWGGQHAGVLENFAANILDGTPLLAPGSDGINGVRLANAIHLSSWTGKEVSLDFDEDEFLQELNKRIAEEGKFPERS; from the coding sequence ATGAGCAAGAAAGTACGCCTCGGCATCATCGGCCTGGGCCAGCAGGGTGGCGCCTACGCCAGGTTCATCAAGGACGGCACCGTCACCAACATGGAGATCGGCGCCATCTGCGACATCGATCCCGCCAAGAAGGAACTGGCAGCATCCCAGTATCCGGGCGTTCCGTTCTACGACGACTACCTGGCGATGCTTGAAAGCGGCTCCGTGGACGCAATTGTCACCTGCGTCCCCCATTTCCTGCATCCCGAGATGGGCATTGAATCGCTCAAGCGCAACATCCACGCGCTGGTGGAGAAGCCTGCCGGGGTGTACACCAAGCAGGTCAAGGAACTGAACGAGTTCGCTGCATCCAAGCCGGAGCTTTCCTTCGGCATCATGTTCAACCAGCGCAACAACCCGCTGTACAAGAGGCTCAAGGAAATCGTTGATAACGGCGAGATCGGCAGTATCCGGCGCACCAACTGGATCATCACCAACTGGTGGCGACCGCAGGGCTATTACAACTCCAGTGAGTGGCGCGCAACGTGGGGCGGCGAAGGCGGCGGAGTCCTGGTCAACCAGGCACCGCACCAGCTGGACCTCTGGCAGTGGATCTGCGGCGTCCCCAAGTCCGTGTACTCCAAGGTGGCGTACGGTTTCCGCCGCGACATCGCCGTCGAGGATGAGGTCACCGCAGTAGTTGATTATGGCGACGGCGCCACAGGCGTTTTCGTGACAGCCACCCACGACATCGTGGGAACCGACCGCTTCGAAATCCTGGGCGACCAAGGCAAGATCGTGGTGGAAGACAGCAAGGTTGCCACGGTAACGCGCCTGGTCAAGCCGGAACGCGAACTCAGCGATTCCATGGACATGGACGATGTCCGGAAGCTCTTCATGGGCCAGCTGAACCGCGACGAGTTCTACACCACCGAGGTCATCGAGTTCGAGTCCGTGTGGGGCGGCCAGCACGCAGGTGTCCTGGAGAACTTTGCCGCCAACATCCTGGACGGCACGCCGCTGCTCGCTCCGGGATCCGACGGCATCAACGGTGTCCGCCTTGCCAACGCGATCCACCTCTCCAGCTGGACGGGCAAGGAAGTCTCCCTGGACTTCGACGAGGACGAATTCCTGCAGGAACTGAACAAGCGCATCGCCGAAGAGGGCAAGTTCCCCGAGCGCTCCTGA
- a CDS encoding LacI family DNA-binding transcriptional regulator produces the protein MTDVTSPGAATAPAKRGRGEKSSATIYDIAKLAGVNPSTVSRALSKPGRVSAKTQKIIEDAAAELNYQVNPFARALPTGRTQTIGLIVADITNPTFFDIIRGAETTGSARDYTLVLAESAESPETEVTAARRLLSTVDGLILASPRMDDDHIRALAADKPVVVINRQIDGVPCVVPDVNKGISEAVRSLAANGHTSLAYVAGPAQSWMTGRRWEGVKAACEWSKLGAVRLESSKPTVDGGRQVARDVLESGVTAVITYNDLLAIGLMQELQAGGMRVPDQISIVGFDDIFGADFTTPALTTVRSPLGECGTRAVTILLDVLQGHDAPDEAVSVETELVVRGSSGRLLA, from the coding sequence GTGACCGACGTGACGAGCCCCGGAGCAGCAACCGCACCCGCCAAGCGTGGACGGGGCGAGAAATCCTCCGCCACCATCTACGACATCGCCAAGCTTGCGGGGGTGAACCCCTCCACGGTGTCCCGGGCCCTCAGCAAGCCGGGCAGGGTCAGCGCCAAGACCCAGAAGATCATCGAGGACGCGGCGGCGGAACTGAACTACCAGGTGAACCCCTTCGCCCGCGCACTCCCCACGGGCCGCACACAGACCATCGGGCTGATCGTCGCGGACATCACCAACCCCACCTTCTTCGACATCATCCGCGGTGCCGAGACCACAGGATCAGCCCGCGATTACACGCTGGTCCTGGCCGAATCCGCAGAGTCTCCGGAGACCGAGGTCACGGCCGCGCGACGCCTGCTGAGCACTGTCGATGGCCTCATCCTGGCCAGTCCCCGCATGGACGACGACCATATCCGTGCTCTTGCGGCGGACAAGCCGGTGGTGGTCATCAACCGGCAAATCGATGGCGTGCCGTGCGTCGTGCCTGACGTCAACAAGGGCATCAGCGAGGCCGTTCGCAGCTTGGCCGCCAACGGCCACACCAGCCTCGCATACGTTGCCGGACCGGCGCAGTCGTGGATGACGGGCCGCCGATGGGAAGGTGTCAAAGCTGCCTGTGAGTGGTCCAAGTTGGGGGCCGTCCGCCTGGAATCGTCCAAGCCAACGGTCGACGGCGGCAGGCAGGTTGCGCGCGATGTCCTGGAGAGCGGGGTGACGGCGGTCATCACCTACAACGACCTCCTGGCCATCGGCCTCATGCAGGAACTGCAGGCCGGCGGCATGCGCGTTCCGGACCAGATCAGCATTGTTGGTTTCGATGACATCTTCGGGGCGGATTTCACCACCCCTGCCCTGACCACCGTGCGTTCACCCCTGGGGGAGTGCGGCACCCGCGCCGTGACCATCCTGCTGGACGTGCTGCAGGGCCATGACGCCCCGGATGAAGCCGTAAGCGTGGAAACCGAACTCGTGGTGCGCGGCTCCAGTGGCAGGCTTCTCGCCTAG
- the uxaC gene encoding glucuronate isomerase produces MSQSIAAHPDRLLPADPGTRSIARSLLERVQDLPIISPHGHVDAAVIEQNTPFPDPAALLVSPDHYVTRLIHANGVPMDQLLSGAASAPESREIWRQFVEAWPLFEGTASGYWLRTQFDDVFKLGADLRDMPADASYDAIAAKLVEPDFRPRQLFKDFNIEVLATTDDPLDSLASHKALTEDPSFNGRVLPTFRPDAYLNVAHPSWSANVDRLIETAADGATGYAGYIAALENRRRYFVEHGAVSADHGVRTPATLKLDPAEAEALFEKARSGKATAVDRDAFEAHMMYQMARMSVQDGLVMTIHPGSYRNHHEPTFNEFGADTGHDIPFAVNYTEAIRPLLQDFGTAKDFHLVLFTLDETVFSRELAPLAGFYPSVYIGAPWWFLDAPDAMLRFRSAVTETAGFSRSSGFIDDTRAFCSIPARHDASRRIEASFLARLVAEHRVTEDRAHELILDVVDSSPRRVFKL; encoded by the coding sequence ATGTCACAGTCCATTGCCGCACACCCTGACAGGCTCCTGCCCGCAGATCCCGGGACGCGCAGCATCGCGCGGTCCTTGCTGGAGCGCGTCCAGGACCTGCCCATCATTTCTCCGCACGGCCACGTTGACGCCGCCGTCATCGAGCAGAACACTCCGTTCCCCGATCCCGCGGCCCTCCTGGTCAGTCCGGACCACTACGTCACGCGACTGATCCACGCCAATGGTGTTCCGATGGACCAGTTGCTCTCCGGCGCAGCCTCCGCGCCGGAATCCAGGGAGATCTGGCGACAGTTCGTTGAAGCCTGGCCGCTGTTCGAGGGCACGGCCTCCGGGTACTGGCTGCGCACGCAGTTCGACGACGTGTTCAAGCTCGGCGCGGATCTCCGCGACATGCCGGCGGACGCGAGCTACGACGCGATCGCCGCAAAGCTGGTGGAACCTGACTTCAGGCCCCGGCAGCTCTTCAAGGACTTCAACATCGAAGTCCTTGCCACCACGGATGACCCCCTGGACAGCCTTGCCAGCCACAAGGCCCTCACCGAAGACCCCAGCTTCAACGGCCGCGTCCTGCCAACCTTCCGCCCCGACGCCTACCTCAATGTGGCGCACCCCAGCTGGAGTGCCAACGTAGACAGGCTGATCGAAACCGCGGCCGACGGCGCGACAGGCTACGCCGGCTACATCGCAGCCCTGGAAAACCGCCGTCGCTACTTCGTGGAGCATGGCGCGGTCTCCGCGGACCATGGCGTCCGAACGCCCGCAACACTCAAACTCGATCCTGCCGAAGCCGAAGCCCTCTTTGAGAAGGCGCGCTCCGGCAAAGCGACGGCTGTAGACCGCGACGCGTTCGAGGCCCACATGATGTACCAGATGGCCCGGATGTCCGTGCAGGACGGCCTGGTCATGACCATCCACCCGGGCTCCTACCGGAACCACCACGAACCCACGTTCAATGAGTTTGGGGCTGACACCGGTCACGACATTCCGTTCGCAGTGAACTACACCGAGGCCATCCGTCCGCTGCTGCAGGACTTCGGCACGGCCAAGGACTTCCACCTGGTGCTCTTCACGCTGGACGAGACAGTCTTCTCCCGCGAACTGGCTCCACTTGCCGGTTTCTACCCGTCTGTCTACATCGGCGCACCCTGGTGGTTCCTCGACGCGCCCGATGCCATGCTGCGCTTCCGCTCCGCCGTCACTGAGACCGCTGGCTTCTCGCGGTCATCGGGTTTCATCGATGACACCCGGGCGTTCTGCTCCATCCCTGCGAGGCACGACGCCTCGCGCAGGATCGAAGCCTCGTTCCTGGCGCGTCTCGTTGCCGAGCACCGCGTGACCGAAGACCGCGCGCATGAGCTGATCCTCGACGTCGTCGATTCCTCGCCCCGCAGGGTGTTCAAGCTGTGA
- a CDS encoding mannitol dehydrogenase family protein: MTAGNLPRLGRSVSPAAKAPIRIVHLGLGAFHRSHQAWYTQHAGDAGEWGIASFTGRRPDAAEVLAAQDGLFTVVERSDAGDSFEVVGSIVEAVDGANVDRLVELVASSGTAVVTLTITEAAYGLGADDVPLLVSGKQPTTPLGRLVLGLAARRDADAGPLAVVSCDNLSDNGNVAKESVLGIARAYDTGLADWIEANVSFVSTSVDRITPRTTEADLDAVAASCGYQDDAPVVTEPFHNWVLSGDFPAGRPRWEDAGAAFVDDIEPYENRKLWLLNGAHSILAYSGQLRGHTTVAEALADAVCRDAVEEFWEEASRHLPGDELGIPEYRAALLERFGNSRIAHHLAQIAMDASTKLRMRALPVLRAEREAGRSGAGAATMIAVWAAFVAGNPGLQDPQSDAVSEANRLSGVERTAALVALLDTGLAGDPAVVELIQELSAGFASVVPAKTGTAA; the protein is encoded by the coding sequence GTGACCGCCGGGAATCTTCCGCGCCTGGGCCGTTCGGTGTCGCCCGCCGCCAAAGCACCCATCCGGATAGTGCACCTTGGCCTGGGCGCCTTCCACCGTTCACATCAGGCCTGGTACACGCAGCACGCCGGCGACGCGGGGGAGTGGGGCATTGCCTCCTTCACCGGTCGTCGCCCGGACGCCGCCGAAGTTCTCGCCGCGCAGGACGGTTTGTTCACGGTGGTGGAGCGCTCGGACGCCGGCGATTCCTTTGAAGTTGTGGGGAGTATCGTCGAGGCCGTCGATGGCGCCAACGTGGACCGTTTGGTTGAACTGGTGGCGTCGTCGGGGACTGCTGTGGTCACGCTGACCATCACGGAAGCGGCCTATGGCCTCGGTGCCGACGACGTTCCGCTGCTGGTTTCCGGCAAGCAGCCTACGACGCCGTTGGGCCGCTTGGTCCTCGGCCTCGCCGCCCGTCGGGATGCCGACGCCGGTCCCCTCGCCGTGGTTTCCTGCGACAACCTTTCGGACAATGGAAACGTCGCCAAGGAAAGCGTGCTGGGTATCGCCCGCGCATACGACACTGGGCTTGCGGACTGGATCGAAGCCAACGTCAGTTTCGTCAGCACCTCGGTGGACAGGATTACGCCGCGCACTACGGAAGCAGACCTCGACGCCGTCGCGGCCTCGTGTGGGTACCAGGACGACGCCCCGGTGGTCACCGAGCCCTTCCACAACTGGGTACTGAGCGGGGATTTCCCGGCCGGTCGCCCTCGGTGGGAAGACGCCGGAGCCGCCTTCGTGGACGACATTGAGCCCTACGAGAACCGCAAGCTCTGGCTCCTCAACGGAGCGCACTCTATCCTGGCCTACTCCGGGCAGCTTCGAGGGCATACCACCGTGGCCGAAGCGTTGGCCGACGCCGTGTGCCGCGACGCTGTGGAGGAGTTCTGGGAGGAAGCGTCCCGCCACCTTCCGGGTGACGAGCTGGGGATTCCCGAATACCGGGCTGCGTTGCTGGAGCGATTTGGCAACTCACGGATTGCGCACCACTTGGCCCAGATTGCCATGGATGCCAGCACCAAACTGAGGATGCGGGCACTACCTGTCCTCCGGGCTGAACGTGAGGCGGGTCGGAGTGGTGCGGGGGCGGCCACCATGATCGCGGTGTGGGCCGCATTTGTGGCAGGCAATCCCGGCCTGCAGGACCCGCAGTCGGATGCCGTCTCTGAGGCCAACCGACTTTCCGGCGTTGAACGTACCGCTGCCCTTGTGGCGTTGCTTGATACAGGGCTTGCCGGGGATCCCGCGGTTGTGGAGCTCATCCAGGAGCTCAGCGCAGGCTTCGCGTCTGTGGTTCCCGCGAAGACAGGGACTGCGGCTTAG
- the uidB gene encoding glucuronide transporter: MKKLSKLSIAGYGAGDAANNLAFTTATMFLLVYYTDVAGISAAAAGTLLLVVRIFDAFADVFAGRLVDRTYSKRFGKFRPFIMFGSIPLLLLSVATFSVPQLGETGTLLYAYVTYAALGLAYSLVNIPYGSLAGAMTQDPGDRAKLGSARMVGALLVGSALGIFVAPLIKPGADLQSTFTTITLAFVVIGAALYFFTVLTAKERVHRSVPNVSFKQSMDTLKTNRPLLMLCLSSFLFLTGYMALSSVQLYYLRDVLGRLDLYPVLAIVQLVMTLALAPLMPRLVRKLGKKNVYIAAGALSTVGGIIVFLSPSSMVWVGFSGLVISLMGVMAVNIVVWALEADTVEYGEWKTGVRTEGITYALFSFTRKTGQAVGGALAAYCLAVGGYKSGVAQSAEALQGIQFAAGALPAIMTILAIVVMTKYKLTDVLHAQIVGEISARRLVEQEPDASGRAARETVEADAHKK; the protein is encoded by the coding sequence TTGAAAAAGCTCAGCAAACTCAGCATCGCCGGCTATGGTGCCGGCGACGCCGCCAATAATCTCGCCTTCACCACTGCCACCATGTTCCTGTTGGTTTACTACACGGATGTCGCGGGAATCTCAGCCGCCGCGGCAGGCACCTTGCTCCTGGTGGTCAGGATCTTCGACGCCTTTGCCGACGTTTTCGCCGGACGCCTGGTGGACCGCACGTACAGCAAGCGTTTCGGGAAGTTCCGCCCGTTCATCATGTTCGGTTCCATTCCGCTGCTGCTCCTGAGTGTTGCCACGTTCTCCGTGCCGCAGCTGGGGGAGACCGGGACCCTGCTCTACGCCTACGTGACCTACGCGGCCCTGGGGTTGGCCTACTCCTTGGTCAACATCCCCTATGGATCCCTGGCCGGAGCGATGACCCAGGACCCGGGGGACCGCGCCAAGCTTGGCTCGGCCCGCATGGTGGGCGCGCTGCTGGTCGGTTCTGCCCTGGGAATCTTCGTGGCTCCCCTGATCAAGCCCGGCGCGGATCTCCAGTCCACCTTCACCACCATCACTTTGGCCTTTGTGGTGATCGGCGCAGCGCTGTACTTCTTTACGGTGCTTACCGCCAAGGAGCGCGTTCACCGTTCGGTGCCCAATGTTTCCTTCAAGCAGAGCATGGATACCCTGAAGACCAACCGCCCTCTGCTGATGCTGTGCCTGAGCAGCTTCCTTTTCCTCACCGGCTATATGGCCTTGTCCTCCGTGCAGCTGTACTACCTGCGCGACGTCCTGGGGCGATTGGATCTCTACCCGGTGCTGGCCATCGTCCAGTTGGTCATGACGCTGGCCCTGGCGCCGCTGATGCCGAGGCTGGTCCGCAAGCTGGGTAAGAAGAACGTCTACATCGCGGCGGGAGCCCTGTCCACGGTGGGTGGAATCATCGTTTTCCTCTCGCCTTCATCCATGGTCTGGGTTGGATTTTCCGGTCTGGTGATCAGCCTGATGGGCGTCATGGCCGTGAACATCGTGGTGTGGGCCCTGGAGGCAGACACTGTGGAGTACGGCGAGTGGAAGACGGGCGTACGCACCGAAGGAATCACCTATGCGTTGTTCTCTTTCACGCGGAAGACCGGCCAGGCTGTTGGTGGTGCCCTGGCCGCCTACTGCCTTGCCGTCGGCGGGTACAAGTCCGGCGTAGCGCAGAGTGCCGAAGCCTTGCAGGGCATTCAGTTTGCCGCCGGGGCGCTCCCGGCCATCATGACCATCCTGGCAATCGTGGTGATGACCAAATACAAACTCACGGATGTTTTGCACGCGCAGATCGTTGGTGAGATCAGCGCACGGCGTTTGGTGGAACAGGAGCCCGACGCATCCGGACGGGCTGCCCGGGAAACCGTGGAAGCTGACGCCCACAAGAAATAG
- the manD gene encoding D-mannonate dehydratase ManD produces MKIIAAEVFVTSPSRNFVTLRITTEDGVTGIGDATLNGRELAVAAYLKEHVAQLLIGKDPHRIEDTWQFLYRSSYWRRGPVTMAAIAAVDMALWDIKGKIAGMPVYQLLGGASRNGLRAYGHASGADIPSLFDSVREHLELGYKSIRIQTAIPGIKAVYGVAAQAQASGERYDYEPAGRGAFPQEEDWDTRAYLRHLPTVFEAVRNEFGPEIPLLHDGHHRMTPIQAAKLGKALEPYDLFWLEDCTPAENQEGLRLVRQHTTTPLAIGEIFNTVFDFQTLIKEQLIDYVRAASTHFGGISPLKKVMDFAAQYQIKSGFHGPTDISPVGFAAQLHVGLAIHNYGIQEYMQHSDKTNEVFQQSMTFKDGYLHPGDNPGIGVEFNEEAAAAFPYQQAYLPYNRLVDGTVHDW; encoded by the coding sequence GTGAAAATCATTGCCGCTGAAGTCTTTGTGACCAGCCCGTCCCGCAACTTCGTCACCCTGCGCATCACCACCGAGGACGGTGTGACGGGCATCGGTGACGCCACGCTCAACGGCCGCGAACTCGCCGTCGCCGCGTACCTCAAAGAACACGTCGCGCAGTTGCTCATCGGCAAGGATCCGCACCGGATCGAGGACACCTGGCAGTTCCTCTACCGCAGCTCGTACTGGCGCCGCGGCCCGGTCACCATGGCGGCCATTGCCGCCGTCGATATGGCGCTGTGGGATATCAAGGGCAAGATCGCCGGCATGCCGGTGTACCAGTTGCTCGGTGGTGCGTCCCGCAACGGGCTTCGTGCCTACGGCCACGCCTCGGGTGCTGACATTCCTTCGCTGTTCGACTCCGTCCGCGAGCACCTGGAACTGGGCTACAAGTCCATCCGCATCCAGACCGCGATCCCCGGCATCAAGGCCGTCTACGGTGTCGCCGCCCAGGCCCAGGCTTCGGGTGAGCGTTACGACTACGAGCCCGCTGGCCGCGGCGCGTTCCCGCAGGAAGAGGACTGGGACACCCGCGCCTACCTGCGTCACCTGCCCACCGTCTTCGAAGCCGTCCGCAACGAATTCGGCCCCGAAATCCCGCTGCTGCACGACGGCCACCACCGGATGACGCCCATCCAGGCCGCCAAGCTCGGAAAGGCCCTGGAGCCGTACGACCTCTTCTGGCTGGAGGACTGCACCCCGGCCGAAAACCAGGAAGGCCTGCGCCTGGTCCGCCAGCACACCACCACCCCGCTGGCCATCGGCGAAATCTTCAACACCGTGTTCGACTTCCAGACCCTCATCAAGGAACAGCTGATCGACTACGTCCGCGCAGCCTCCACCCACTTCGGCGGCATCTCACCGTTGAAGAAGGTCATGGACTTCGCCGCCCAGTACCAGATCAAGTCAGGCTTCCACGGACCCACTGACATCTCCCCGGTGGGCTTCGCCGCCCAGTTGCACGTTGGCCTGGCCATCCACAACTACGGCATCCAGGAATACATGCAGCACTCGGACAAGACCAACGAGGTCTTCCAGCAGTCCATGACCTTCAAAGATGGCTACTTGCACCCGGGCGACAACCCCGGCATCGGCGTCGAGTTCAACGAGGAAGCTGCCGCGGCGTTCCCGTACCAGCAGGCCTACCTGCCCTACAACCGCCTCGTGGACGGCACTGTTCATGACTGGTAA
- the chvE gene encoding multiple monosaccharide ABC transporter substrate-binding protein — protein MRLKKLLGAVAVVLAVTVGATGCGSRGGTAESSSTANPSDSLVGISMPTQTSERWIADGANVEKSLKDLGYKTDLQFANDDIPTQVSQIENMLTKGAKALIIAAIDGTTLTDVLAKAKEQNVKVIAYDRLINGTPNVDYYTTFDNYTVGVQQATSLLTGLGLVDASGKKVEGKGPFNVELFAGSPDDNNANFFWTGAMDTLKPYMDAGTLKVPSGQTKFEQAAILRWQAPVAQKRMEDILTSAYSSGTKLDGVLSPYDGLSIGIISALTSTGGYSTGSLPVVTGQDAEKGSVKSIVAGEQYSTIFKDTRQLGAQAVKMVDAVLKGTEPETNDTKTYNNKVKVVPAFLLKSVIITKDNFQKELIDSGYYKESDVK, from the coding sequence GTGAGATTGAAGAAACTCCTGGGCGCCGTAGCGGTTGTCCTTGCCGTGACTGTCGGAGCCACGGGCTGCGGCAGCCGTGGAGGCACTGCAGAATCCAGCAGCACTGCGAATCCCAGCGATTCACTGGTAGGTATCTCGATGCCCACCCAGACATCCGAACGTTGGATCGCTGACGGTGCCAACGTAGAGAAGTCCCTGAAGGACCTCGGCTACAAAACAGACCTCCAGTTCGCCAACGATGACATCCCCACGCAGGTCTCCCAGATCGAGAACATGCTGACCAAGGGTGCCAAGGCACTGATCATTGCCGCCATCGACGGCACGACGTTGACCGATGTCCTGGCCAAGGCCAAGGAACAGAACGTCAAGGTCATCGCCTACGACCGCCTCATCAACGGCACGCCCAACGTTGACTACTACACCACGTTCGACAACTACACCGTGGGCGTCCAGCAGGCCACCTCGCTGCTGACCGGCCTGGGCCTGGTGGACGCCAGCGGCAAGAAGGTTGAGGGCAAGGGCCCGTTCAACGTTGAGCTGTTCGCGGGCAGCCCGGACGACAACAACGCCAACTTCTTCTGGACCGGCGCCATGGACACCCTCAAGCCGTACATGGATGCGGGTACCTTGAAGGTCCCCAGCGGCCAGACCAAGTTTGAGCAGGCTGCAATCCTGCGCTGGCAGGCACCCGTAGCCCAGAAGCGCATGGAAGACATCCTCACCTCGGCCTACAGCTCCGGCACCAAGCTGGACGGCGTGCTCTCCCCGTATGACGGCCTGTCCATCGGCATCATCTCCGCACTGACCAGCACCGGTGGCTATTCCACCGGAAGCCTGCCCGTCGTCACGGGCCAGGACGCAGAAAAGGGCTCCGTGAAGTCCATCGTCGCCGGCGAGCAGTACTCCACGATCTTCAAGGACACCCGCCAGCTCGGCGCGCAGGCCGTGAAGATGGTGGACGCTGTCCTCAAGGGCACCGAGCCGGAAACCAATGACACCAAGACCTACAACAACAAGGTCAAGGTTGTTCCGGCCTTCCTCCTGAAGTCCGTCATCATCACCAAGGACAACTTCCAGAAGGAACTCATCGACTCGGGCTACTACAAGGAATCCGACGTCAAGTAA